A section of the Poecile atricapillus isolate bPoeAtr1 chromosome 36, bPoeAtr1.hap1, whole genome shotgun sequence genome encodes:
- the LOC131591003 gene encoding endogenous retrovirus group 3 member 1 Env polyprotein-like, whose amino-acid sequence MKLPKMKLAHTGLLGGLILVQLVSLGIGGGGEACTKCYYPLYDGEDLGSLMRVHTNINPTCFDHTQLETCQEEGKTYWITRNTASFRQRLLGECPVGESWLCFEEEGLNDVIKEKQLRIKKGNLDETLGKNLFIDLMERISRELNLTNCWVCGNTQMSDIWPWEGISLAPLDILRWKLTEQKPQMGNRGREQWDLKTRVIGEECIKRTGKKYKTPVGKMACKRYLTVKDSGSRWIPQEPNRYWAIGRKERGCIYHEGYKLHECAEKGINPFWGLRELSKYWEHPTDTQDTFWKAPEYLFWICGSTAYTHLPGDWAGSCTIGIIKPAFFLLPKESGSYLGVPLYDNLKKGSRKRRHVIDLGSNQKWKGKIWTPEEIIKTYGPATWAQDGSWGQALPPLLLDSHMATLYPCPKLLYLVQLGPEEEDDIRTFM is encoded by the exons ATGAAGCTCCCTAAAATGAAACTAGCTCATACCGGACTCTTAGGTGGACTGATATTGGTCCAGCTAGTGAGCCTTGGGATAGGGGGCGGTGGAGAAGCATGTACAAAGTGCTACTATCCCCTATATGATGGAGAGGATCTAGGATCACTGATGAGAGTCCACACAAACATCAATCCCACCTGTTTTGATCATACCCAACTGGAAACCTGCCAGGAGGAGGGAAAGACATATTGGATTACTAGAAATACTGCCTCATTTAGGCAACGCCTGCTTGGAGAATGCCCTGTAGGAGAATCCTGGCTCTGCTTTGAGGAAGAGGGACTGAATGATgtaataaaggaaaaacaattgaGGATAAAGAAGGGTAATCTGGATGAAACACTGGGTAAGAACCTATTCATTGACTTGATGGAGAGAATCAGCAGAGAGTTAAACTTAACCAATTGTTGGGTATGTGGGAACACCCAGATGTCAGATATTTGGCCCTGGGAAGGGATCAGCTTGGCACCTTTAGACATCTTAAGGTGGAAATTAACTGAGCAGAAACCCCAGATGGGGAACAGGGGACGAGAACAATGGGATTTGAAAACAAGGGTGATCGGGGAAGAATGCATtaaaaggacaggaaaaaaatacaaaaccccTGTGGGAAAAATGGCCTGCAAAAGATACCTAACTGTGAAAGACTCAGGTAGCAGGTGGATCCCCCAAGAACCAAACAGGTATTGGGCCAttgggagaaaggaaagggggTGTATTTATCATGAGGGGTACAAACTGCATGAGTGTGCAGAAAAGGGAATAAACCCTTTTTGGGGGTTAAGAGAACTCTCAAAATATTGGGAACATCCTACCGACACACAGGACACTTTTTGGAAGGCCCCTGAGtatttattttggatttgtggGAGCACTGCCTATACCCACCTCCCAGGGGATTGGGCGGGAAGTTGCACAATTGGGATAATAAAgcctgcttttttcctcctacCCAAGGAATCAGGATCATACTTGGGAGTCCCCTTGTATGATAACTTAAAAAAAGGCAGCCGAAAGAGGAGGCATGTAATAGACCTAGGAAGTAATCAAaaatggaaggggaagatcTGGACCCCTGAAGAAATAATTAAGACATATGGACCAGCCACGTGGGCCCAGGATGGATCCTGGGG ccaggccctgcccccacTGCTCCTAGACTCCCACATGGCAACACTGTACCCCTGCCCCAAGCTGCTGTACCTTGTTCAGTtgggccctgaggaggaggatgacataAGGACTTTCATGTAA